A part of Eriocheir sinensis breed Jianghai 21 unplaced genomic scaffold, ASM2467909v1 Scaffold834, whole genome shotgun sequence genomic DNA contains:
- the LOC126994623 gene encoding neogenin-like isoform X1: MLYTQVGSAEEHEVEVTGTSHDLQGLDQVTEHSVWLTAVNSNGGGDAIPEVTARTFSDVPSKEPQNVSVEAASSRSLIIHWEPPLAEHQNGIITSCKIRYKERGKSGSSKTSATDGNRRLFALTDLKTPLPRRRSVLLTYFVKPMAALDTYVLKRQ; this comes from the exons ATGCTCTATACGCAG GTTGGGTCAGCAGAAGAACACGAGGTAGAGGTCACTGGTACGTCACATGACCTCCAAGGCCTGGACCAGGTCACTGAGCACAGCGTGTGGCTCACCGCCGTCAACAGTAATGGCGGGGGAGACGCCATCCCGGAGGTCACTGCCAGAACCTTCTCAGACGTGCCCTCAAAGGAGCCTCAGAATGTGAGCGTTGAGGCTGCCAGCTCAAGG AGCCTCATCATCCACTGGGAGCCTCCGCTGGCCGAGCACCAGAATGGGATCATCACCAGCTGCAAGATCCGCTACAAGGAGCGTGGCAAGTCAGGTTCCTCCAAGACCAGTGCCACAGATGGAAACAGACGACTCTTTGCCCTCACAGACCTCAAGACTCCCCTCCCAAg acggcgtagtgtgttgttgacatatttcgttaaaccaatggcagcgctcgatacatacgtactcaagagacagtag
- the LOC126994621 gene encoding protein sax-3-like isoform X1, translating into MALCVCVLQLLLYMRDLDTLFCGTTTSSLHIHGLQEEDEGTYRCRAENRDLDTLFCGTTSSSLHIHGLQEEDEGTYMCRAENREDSLDAVAHIQVQIAPRFLRQPANALAYEKENVELECSVYGQPEPSLHWLKNGELLVETDFCDGVDIYHLQSVSGNNLQILGLVRQEDSGMYQCVAHSSPGTPSCVSLSQRSKTLAAGTPGPLGCCRPPPPATGSSRWPGMSRSSTPTTLWDTQSSTSRKDHSENASRTRVQLLQRGTE; encoded by the exons ATGGC tttgtgtgtgtgtgtgttgcagttattGCTGTATATGAG ggacctggacacactgttctgtggcaccaccaccagcagcctgcacatccatggcctgcaggaggaggacgaggggacgtacaggtgccgggcggagaacagggacctggacacactgttctgcggcaccaccagcagcagcctgcacatccatggcctgcaggaggaggacgaggggacgtacaTGTGCCGGGCGGAGAACAGGGAGGATTCGCTCGACGCCGTGGCCCACATACAGGTCCAAA TTGCTCCGAGGTTTCTGAGGCAGCCGGCCAACGCTCTCGCCTATGAGAAGGAGAACGTGGAGCTGGAGTGCAGCGTGTACGGCCAGCCAGAGCCCTCGCTCCACTGGCTCAAGAACGGCGAGCTGCTGGTGGAGACGGACTTTTGTGATGGTGTGGACATTTATCACTTACAG AGTGTGAGCGGCAACAACCTGCAGATCCTTGGCCTGGTGCGCCAGGAGGACTCCGGGATGTACCAGTGTGTGGCGCACAGCTCGCCGGGGACGCCCAGCTGTGTGTCCTTGAGTCAA AGGAGCAAGACCCTGGCGGCAGGCACCCCAGGCCCCCTTGGCTGCTGCAGGCCACCTCCACCAGCAACAGGTTCATCACGCTGGCCTGGCATGAGCCGGAGCTCAACACCGACCACACTGTGGGATACTCAGTCGTCTACAAGCAGGAAGGATCACTCAG aGAACGCGTCCAGAACGCGAGTGCAGCTCCTCCAGCGAGGGACTGAATGA
- the LOC126994623 gene encoding netrin receptor DCC-like isoform X3, giving the protein MLYTQVGSAEEHEVEVTGTSHDLQGLDQVTEHSVWLTAVNSNGGGDAIPEVTARTFSDVPSKEPQNVSVEAASSRPHHPLGASAGRAPEWDHHQLQDPLQGAWQVRFLQDQCHRWKQTTLCPHRPQDSPPKVCRTLYFSSL; this is encoded by the exons ATGCTCTATACGCAG GTTGGGTCAGCAGAAGAACACGAGGTAGAGGTCACTGGTACGTCACATGACCTCCAAGGCCTGGACCAGGTCACTGAGCACAGCGTGTGGCTCACCGCCGTCAACAGTAATGGCGGGGGAGACGCCATCCCGGAGGTCACTGCCAGAACCTTCTCAGACGTGCCCTCAAAGGAGCCTCAGAATGTGAGCGTTGAGGCTGCCAGCTCAAGG CCTCATCATCCACTGGGAGCCTCCGCTGGCCGAGCACCAGAATGGGATCATCACCAGCTGCAAGATCCGCTACAAGGAGCGTGGCAAGTCAGGTTCCTCCAAGACCAGTGCCACAGATGGAAACAGACGACTCTTTGCCCTCACAGACCTCAAGACTCCCCTCCCAAggtgtgcaggactttatatttctcttcattgtag
- the LOC126994621 gene encoding neogenin-like isoform X2 has translation MALCVCVLQLLLYMRDLDTLFCGTTTSSLHIHGLQEEDEGTYRCRAENRDLDTLFCGTTSSSLHIHGLQEEDEGTYMCRAENREDSLDAVAHIQVQIAPRFLRQPANALAYEKENVELECSVYGQPEPSLHWLKNGELLVETDFCDECERQQPADPWPGAPGGLRDVPVCGAQLAGDAQLCVLESKEQDPGGRHPRPPWLLQATSTSNRFITLAWHEPELNTDHTVGYSVVYKQEGSLRERVQNASAAPPARD, from the exons ATGGC tttgtgtgtgtgtgtgttgcagttattGCTGTATATGAG ggacctggacacactgttctgtggcaccaccaccagcagcctgcacatccatggcctgcaggaggaggacgaggggacgtacaggtgccgggcggagaacagggacctggacacactgttctgcggcaccaccagcagcagcctgcacatccatggcctgcaggaggaggacgaggggacgtacaTGTGCCGGGCGGAGAACAGGGAGGATTCGCTCGACGCCGTGGCCCACATACAGGTCCAAA TTGCTCCGAGGTTTCTGAGGCAGCCGGCCAACGCTCTCGCCTATGAGAAGGAGAACGTGGAGCTGGAGTGCAGCGTGTACGGCCAGCCAGAGCCCTCGCTCCACTGGCTCAAGAACGGCGAGCTGCTGGTGGAGACGGACTTTTGTGATG AGTGTGAGCGGCAACAACCTGCAGATCCTTGGCCTGGTGCGCCAGGAGGACTCCGGGATGTACCAGTGTGTGGCGCACAGCTCGCCGGGGACGCCCAGCTGTGTGTCCTTGAGTCAA AGGAGCAAGACCCTGGCGGCAGGCACCCCAGGCCCCCTTGGCTGCTGCAGGCCACCTCCACCAGCAACAGGTTCATCACGCTGGCCTGGCATGAGCCGGAGCTCAACACCGACCACACTGTGGGATACTCAGTCGTCTACAAGCAGGAAGGATCACTCAG aGAACGCGTCCAGAACGCGAGTGCAGCTCCTCCAGCGAGGGACTGA
- the LOC126994623 gene encoding neogenin-like isoform X2 — protein MLYTQVGSAEEHEVEVTGTSHDLQGLDQVTEHSVWLTAVNSNGGGDAIPEVTARTFSDVPSKEPQNVSVEAASSRSLIIHWEPPLAEHQNGIITSCKIRYKERGKSGSSKTSATDGNRRLFALTDLKTPLPSARYIRTQETVANHRNLNTSAARGP, from the exons ATGCTCTATACGCAG GTTGGGTCAGCAGAAGAACACGAGGTAGAGGTCACTGGTACGTCACATGACCTCCAAGGCCTGGACCAGGTCACTGAGCACAGCGTGTGGCTCACCGCCGTCAACAGTAATGGCGGGGGAGACGCCATCCCGGAGGTCACTGCCAGAACCTTCTCAGACGTGCCCTCAAAGGAGCCTCAGAATGTGAGCGTTGAGGCTGCCAGCTCAAGG AGCCTCATCATCCACTGGGAGCCTCCGCTGGCCGAGCACCAGAATGGGATCATCACCAGCTGCAAGATCCGCTACAAGGAGCGTGGCAAGTCAGGTTCCTCCAAGACCAGTGCCACAGATGGAAACAGACGACTCTTTGCCCTCACAGACCTCAAGACTCCCCTCCCAAg cgctcgatacatacgtactcaagagacagtagccaatcacaggaaCCTCAACACCAGTGCAGCACGTGGCCCGTGA